From the Mycobacterium noviomagense genome, the window CGCGTGGCGGTTACAGCCTCAGCCACCTCGCCTCTGACGTCGAGGCGGTGCTGCAGGCCACGCTGGCGCCGGGGGAGCGTGCCGTGCTCGCCGGGCATTCGATGGGCGGTATCGCGATCGCCGCTTGGTCCGACCTCTACCGCCACAAGGTCGAGCACCGCGCCGACGCAGTTGCGTTGATCAACACCACGACCGGGGATCTGGTGCGCAAGGTGAACCTGGTTCCGTTCCCGCGACAGCTTGCGGCGGCGCGTGTGCTGGCCGGCCGCCGCCTGATCGCCACGTTCGGTGGTTTTGCGGCGCCCAGTTTGATGAGCGGTCCGATCCGCGACTTCATCGCGATGCTAGCGGTCGGCGCCGACGCCGACCCAGCGGTTGCGGCGCTGATCTACGAGTTGTTCACCGCCACCCCACCGGCAGCCAGAGGCGGCTGCGCCAGGATGCTCGCCGACACGTTGGGACGACGGCACATCAGCCTGACCGGCCTGACCGTCCCGACGCTGGTGATTGGCAGCGAGCGCGACCGGCTGACCCCGATCAGCCAGTCGCGCCGGATCGCAAGCACCGCACCGAATCTCGTCGGCCTCGTCGAACTGCCCGGCGGCCACTGCGCGATGCTCGAGCACCCCGTCGAGGTCAACCGGCAGCTGCGGACCTTGGCCGCGGCGGCCGCAA encodes:
- a CDS encoding alpha/beta fold hydrolase; its protein translation is MSTRRSARGSTPGALPEVLPPSRTVNVRAADGTRLHTQVFGPPDGYPIVLAHGITCAIRVWGYQIADLAADYRVIAFDHRGHGRSGAPPRGGYSLSHLASDVEAVLQATLAPGERAVLAGHSMGGIAIAAWSDLYRHKVEHRADAVALINTTTGDLVRKVNLVPFPRQLAAARVLAGRRLIATFGGFAAPSLMSGPIRDFIAMLAVGADADPAVAALIYELFTATPPAARGGCARMLADTLGRRHISLTGLTVPTLVIGSERDRLTPISQSRRIASTAPNLVGLVELPGGHCAMLEHPVEVNRQLRTLAAAAAKASGVRRISS